A single Symbiobacterium thermophilum IAM 14863 DNA region contains:
- the cynS gene encoding cyanase, producing MDAATQKALTEAPHRTPVQPWPPTDPFVYRFYEVILLYGPVLKDVCHEIFGDGIMSAIDFSIDVKKVKGDEGEDRAQIILNGKWLRYKKF from the coding sequence CTGGACGCCGCCACGCAGAAGGCCCTCACCGAGGCCCCCCACCGCACCCCCGTGCAGCCCTGGCCGCCCACCGACCCGTTCGTCTACCGGTTCTACGAGGTCATCCTGCTCTACGGTCCGGTGCTGAAGGACGTCTGCCACGAGATCTTCGGCGACGGCATCATGAGCGCCATCGACTTCTCGATCGACGTCAAGAAAGTCAAGGGCGATGAGGGCGAGGACCGCGCCCAGATCATCCTGAACGGCAAGTGGCTGCGGTACAAGAAGTTCTAG
- a CDS encoding HPP family protein: MKKYLALMRGQQLVSSIPYPGLAEALVSGLGGFIVITLLTYVHFEVQAIGLFIVPFGASAVLAFAAPGAPFSQPRNILGGHLVAALTGVVVYMLTGSSAFWAMGLASGLAIALMVLTKTVHPPADATALLPVINQIADPMWAISPVLAGAAVIVIVALLYNNLWARTDKYPRRYPSFWW; this comes from the coding sequence ATGAAGAAGTATCTGGCCCTGATGCGGGGGCAGCAGCTGGTCTCCAGCATCCCCTACCCCGGGCTGGCAGAGGCGCTGGTCTCTGGCCTCGGCGGCTTCATCGTGATCACGCTGCTGACCTACGTCCACTTTGAAGTCCAGGCAATCGGCCTCTTCATCGTTCCCTTCGGCGCCTCCGCCGTCCTGGCCTTTGCCGCCCCCGGCGCGCCGTTCTCCCAGCCTCGCAACATCCTCGGCGGGCACCTGGTGGCCGCGCTCACTGGGGTCGTCGTGTACATGCTGACGGGCAGCTCAGCCTTCTGGGCGATGGGCCTGGCTTCGGGCCTGGCGATCGCCCTGATGGTGCTGACGAAGACCGTCCATCCGCCGGCGGACGCCACCGCGCTGCTCCCGGTCATCAACCAGATTGCGGACCCCATGTGGGCGATCAGCCCCGTTCTCGCAGGCGCCGCCGTCATCGTCATCGTGGCGCTGCTGTACAACAACCTCTGGGCCCGTACCGACAAGTACCCGCGCCGCTACCCGAGTTTCTGGTGGTGA
- a CDS encoding PAS domain-containing sensor histidine kinase produces the protein MPASAYGSEFEILEVLPVGIFILDRSLRVAFVNETMENYFGISRSRLIGRYKPALVQEQIRHIIQEGDEFARRLLASYENNTYPEQFRCRVLAGRNRRARWLEHRSKPITTGPYTGGRSELYTDITAQVESEQEREFLHNQIMLIQEREKARLAQDLHDGLGQSVVAVKLMLEELECGMAARGIQDPACHRLRDIISYVERLSHEVRAISFDLTPSMLRPLGLTETIAWMVDHCADLYNLTIDFTSHGLSHRRLPDAVETQLFRIFQEALNNVVKHARASEVQVRLVYTHPTVILTMKDNGQGFNRNTAFEGLGIKSMERRAQQLGGRFKLVSGSGRGTTVRVEVPVEEGGHGEDPGVGGRRSRTGPDRAYQDPERSD, from the coding sequence ATGCCCGCCTCTGCCTACGGGTCGGAGTTTGAAATACTGGAAGTGCTACCGGTCGGGATCTTTATTCTCGACCGGTCGCTGCGCGTCGCTTTCGTCAACGAGACCATGGAGAACTACTTCGGCATCAGCCGCAGCAGGCTGATCGGTCGGTACAAGCCCGCGCTGGTGCAGGAGCAGATCCGCCACATCATCCAGGAGGGCGACGAGTTCGCCCGGCGCTTACTGGCCTCGTACGAGAACAACACGTACCCGGAGCAGTTTCGCTGCCGGGTGCTCGCCGGCCGCAACCGGCGCGCCCGGTGGCTGGAGCACCGCTCCAAGCCCATTACGACCGGCCCTTATACCGGAGGCCGGTCCGAACTCTATACCGATATCACCGCGCAGGTCGAGTCGGAGCAGGAACGCGAGTTCCTGCACAACCAGATCATGCTCATCCAGGAACGGGAGAAGGCCCGTCTCGCCCAGGATCTGCACGACGGCCTGGGGCAGTCCGTCGTCGCGGTGAAACTGATGCTGGAGGAACTGGAGTGCGGCATGGCGGCCAGGGGGATCCAGGATCCTGCCTGCCATCGGCTGCGGGACATCATCAGCTACGTGGAGCGGCTCAGCCACGAGGTACGGGCGATCTCCTTCGACCTGACGCCTTCGATGCTGCGGCCTCTGGGTCTTACGGAGACCATCGCCTGGATGGTGGACCACTGCGCCGATCTCTACAACCTCACGATCGACTTCACGAGCCACGGGCTCAGCCATCGCCGGCTGCCGGACGCCGTGGAGACCCAGCTTTTCCGCATTTTCCAGGAGGCCCTGAACAACGTCGTGAAGCACGCCCGGGCCAGCGAGGTGCAGGTCCGGCTGGTTTACACCCATCCTACGGTCATCCTCACGATGAAGGACAACGGACAGGGATTCAACCGCAATACGGCTTTCGAGGGACTGGGCATCAAGAGCATGGAGCGCAGGGCCCAGCAGCTGGGTGGCCGCTTCAAGCTGGTGTCCGGTTCCGGGCGCGGCACCACCGTGCGGGTGGAGGTGCCTGTTGAGGAGGGAGGCCATGGCGAAGATCCGGGTGTTGGTGGTCGACGATCACGCACTGGTCCGGACCGGGCTTACCAAGATCCTGAGCGCTCAGACTGA
- a CDS encoding response regulator, translated as MAKIRVLVVDDHALVRTGLTKILSAQTDIEVIGEAESGNEARSLARSMPFDVMVLDISMPDLNGLQVAESLRREGCSGRIVFLSMYNKESFIFRALEAGALGYVSKSAPSDEVLRAVRWAHQGRIYLSPDSSTHIVAEY; from the coding sequence ATGGCGAAGATCCGGGTGTTGGTGGTCGACGATCACGCACTGGTCCGGACCGGGCTTACCAAGATCCTGAGCGCTCAGACTGACATTGAGGTGATCGGGGAGGCCGAGTCCGGCAACGAGGCCCGCTCGCTCGCCCGCAGCATGCCGTTCGATGTGATGGTGCTCGACATCTCCATGCCTGACCTCAACGGCCTGCAGGTGGCGGAGTCCCTCCGTCGGGAAGGGTGCTCGGGCCGCATCGTCTTTCTGTCCATGTACAACAAGGAGTCCTTCATCTTCCGGGCGCTGGAAGCCGGCGCGCTGGGCTACGTGTCCAAGAGCGCACCCAGCGACGAGGTGCTGCGGGCAGTGCGGTGGGCGCACCAGGGCCGGATCTACCTCAGCCCCGACAGCTCCACGCACATCGTGGCGGAGTACTGA
- a CDS encoding response regulator transcription factor, which produces MATSRYEELTPREQEVFRLLVDGYTSKAIARALYISPKTADKHRASIMRKLEVNTFPELVRYAVSIGLLEVEPQESVL; this is translated from the coding sequence ATGGCCACCAGCCGCTACGAGGAGCTCACGCCGCGGGAGCAGGAGGTCTTCCGGCTGCTGGTGGACGGTTACACCAGCAAGGCCATCGCGCGGGCGCTGTATATCAGCCCGAAGACGGCGGACAAGCACCGGGCCAGCATCATGCGCAAGCTGGAGGTCAACACGTTCCCCGAACTCGTACGGTATGCGGTCTCCATCGGCCTCCTGGAGGTCGAGCCGCAGGAGTCGGTGTTGTAA
- a CDS encoding OsmC family protein, with translation MRQALVRWAGGIAFEAQLGSGHTIVMDASREVGGEDRGPRPGELLLAALGGCTGMDIVSILQKMRVDFDRVEVTVEAEAREEYPKYYDRFRVIYRVFGGDVPADKVKRAVQLSEERYCSVGALFSHGAEITHRIEINGEPVE, from the coding sequence ATGAGACAGGCTCTGGTCCGTTGGGCCGGCGGAATCGCGTTTGAAGCCCAGTTGGGTTCCGGCCACACGATCGTCATGGATGCCAGCCGGGAGGTCGGCGGCGAGGACAGGGGGCCCAGGCCCGGGGAGCTGCTCCTGGCCGCGCTGGGGGGCTGCACCGGGATGGACATCGTTTCGATCCTGCAGAAGATGCGGGTGGACTTCGACCGCGTGGAGGTGACCGTGGAGGCCGAGGCGCGGGAGGAGTACCCGAAGTACTACGATCGCTTCCGCGTGATCTACCGGGTCTTCGGCGGCGACGTGCCCGCGGACAAGGTCAAGCGGGCGGTCCAGCTCTCGGAGGAGCGCTACTGCTCCGTGGGCGCCCTCTTCAGCCACGGCGCCGAGATCACCCACCGCATCGAGATCAACGGAGAACCCGTAGAATAA
- a CDS encoding RNA polymerase sigma factor yields the protein MEERFFALYRPEQGKLYRTAWAILGNEADAADALQEATIRAYRAFGQLRGGDVAFSAWMRRILVNTCTQILRKRMRVIPVERPEDLTAHPVTEVDLPLDGDVWDAVRSLDERYRAVVVLRFLNDMQLEEIAAALDIPLGTVKSRLHAAMKQLRSRLNALEERKEGRGVDAV from the coding sequence ATGGAGGAGCGCTTCTTCGCACTCTACCGGCCCGAGCAGGGCAAACTCTACCGCACCGCCTGGGCGATTCTCGGGAACGAGGCCGATGCCGCCGACGCGCTGCAGGAGGCCACCATCCGCGCCTACCGGGCGTTCGGGCAGCTCCGGGGCGGGGACGTGGCGTTCTCCGCCTGGATGCGGCGCATCCTCGTCAACACCTGTACGCAGATCCTGCGCAAGCGCATGCGGGTCATCCCGGTGGAGCGGCCGGAGGACCTGACCGCGCACCCCGTCACCGAGGTGGACCTGCCCCTGGACGGGGATGTGTGGGACGCCGTGCGCAGCCTGGACGAGCGCTACCGGGCCGTGGTCGTGCTGCGCTTCCTGAACGACATGCAGCTGGAGGAGATCGCCGCGGCCCTGGACATTCCCCTGGGCACGGTGAAGTCCCGGCTGCACGCCGCGATGAAGCAGCTGCGGAGCCGCCTGAACGCGCTCGAAGAACGAAAGGAGGGGCGCGGAGTCGATGCAGTGTGA
- a CDS encoding anti-sigma factor family protein, whose product MQCEQIQSELTAYLYGTLSPQERAAIEAHLMQCEACAEEASAMKDIGDKLSQGLKDWVNQGVCPPEVAERIQLSLKGESRRSAWRRAAAAFGSVAAVAAVFLFALSTQPQFAQHVASVPFLGALAAQLLEPDLEIHLNPQQRMTAALFRPSRSVTLKVTESGDGLTLTVTSVATGESATRIAYTVQGEGLVLPEDEAALLPAVATQARPLTCQSLTADQRRSAIRFELYCEPVPAGETITLTLPELPRQSGGTFPALTATFTN is encoded by the coding sequence ATGCAGTGTGAGCAGATCCAATCGGAGCTGACGGCGTACCTCTACGGTACGCTCTCACCGCAGGAGCGCGCCGCCATCGAGGCACATCTGATGCAGTGCGAGGCCTGCGCAGAGGAGGCCAGCGCAATGAAAGACATCGGCGACAAGCTCTCACAGGGGTTGAAGGACTGGGTGAACCAGGGGGTGTGCCCGCCCGAGGTGGCCGAGCGCATCCAGCTCAGCCTGAAGGGCGAGAGCCGCCGGTCCGCCTGGCGCCGCGCGGCCGCAGCCTTTGGGTCGGTGGCTGCCGTGGCCGCGGTGTTCCTGTTTGCCCTGTCCACCCAGCCCCAGTTTGCCCAGCACGTCGCCTCGGTGCCCTTCCTCGGGGCGCTGGCGGCCCAGCTGCTGGAGCCTGACCTGGAGATCCACCTCAACCCGCAGCAGCGCATGACCGCCGCCCTCTTCCGACCCAGCCGCTCCGTGACCCTGAAGGTGACCGAATCCGGAGACGGCCTGACCCTTACCGTGACCTCGGTGGCGACCGGCGAATCGGCGACCCGCATCGCCTACACCGTGCAGGGGGAGGGGCTGGTGCTCCCCGAGGACGAGGCCGCCCTGCTGCCGGCGGTGGCCACGCAGGCCCGTCCGCTCACCTGCCAGTCGCTGACGGCCGACCAGCGCCGGAGCGCGATCCGGTTCGAGCTTTACTGCGAACCGGTGCCGGCTGGCGAGACCATCACGCTGACCCTGCCGGAGCTGCCCCGCCAGTCCGGGGGCACCTTCCCGGCGCTCACGGCGACTTTCACCAACTGA
- a CDS encoding patatin-like phospholipase family protein, producing the protein MASAPKVGLALGGGFARGMAHIGVLQALVAAGIPIGLVAGTSAGSLVGALYAAGCDPWALEQLAAEMNWRSLVRLRLRRDGLLDTSGLERFLVERVGDLDFRDLRLPFGALATDLLDGQPVLIREGRVTTAVRASCAYPGIFLPVRVGEHTLVDGGLTQPIPARAARSMGADLVIGVELSQDPDPGYRPRNLLDIMMTSLALVQRPLIRASAAAADVLIRPDLREFNAIELDHVGEIVARGRQAAEEMIPAIRERLDALKAVARAGSGPDEPAASREAADP; encoded by the coding sequence ATGGCATCGGCACCGAAGGTGGGGCTGGCGCTGGGGGGCGGGTTCGCCCGGGGCATGGCGCACATCGGCGTCCTGCAGGCCCTGGTGGCGGCCGGGATCCCCATCGGCCTGGTGGCGGGCACCTCCGCGGGCAGCCTCGTCGGGGCGCTGTACGCCGCAGGGTGTGACCCGTGGGCCCTGGAGCAGCTGGCGGCCGAGATGAACTGGCGGTCGCTGGTGCGGCTGCGGCTCCGGAGGGATGGCCTGCTGGACACCAGCGGGCTGGAGCGCTTCCTGGTGGAGCGGGTGGGAGACCTGGACTTCCGGGATCTGCGCCTGCCGTTTGGGGCCCTGGCCACCGATCTGCTGGATGGGCAGCCGGTGCTGATCCGGGAGGGAAGGGTGACCACGGCGGTGCGGGCGAGCTGCGCCTACCCCGGCATCTTCCTGCCGGTGCGCGTGGGCGAGCACACCCTGGTCGACGGCGGCCTGACCCAGCCGATCCCGGCCCGGGCGGCGCGGTCCATGGGGGCCGACCTGGTCATCGGGGTGGAGCTTTCCCAGGATCCGGACCCCGGCTATCGGCCGCGGAACCTCCTGGACATCATGATGACCAGCCTCGCCCTGGTGCAGCGGCCCCTGATCCGCGCGTCGGCGGCGGCCGCCGACGTCCTCATTCGCCCTGACCTCAGGGAGTTCAACGCGATCGAGCTGGACCATGTGGGTGAGATCGTCGCCCGCGGGCGCCAGGCGGCCGAGGAGATGATCCCGGCCATCCGGGAGCGGCTGGACGCGCTGAAGGCGGTGGCCCGGGCCGGGAGCGGGCCGGACGAGCCCGCGGCATCACGGGAGGCGGCGGACCCCTAG
- a CDS encoding sigma-54 interaction domain-containing protein, producing the protein MSDQPWLLKALLSVIDEGIHVVDRNGVTVLYNQQAGQNDGLSPEEVIGRHLLEVFPSLTPATSTLLKVLATGKPIPAHEQTFANYKGQRVTTINSTLPIFHEGELVGAIEVSKDVTRVRELSERVAGLQAALLRPRSRRGAPVGGARYTFDDLVGDHPAMQRLKEQALRAAATDSPVLVYGETGTGKELLVHAIHAASPRRHRPLVAQNCAALPEGLLESLLFGTARGSFTGAEDRPGLFELADGGTLYLDEINSMQPELQAKLLRVLQDGRIRRLGEATERQVDVRIIASTNEEPAAALASGRLRSDLYYRIAVVALEMPPLRRRASDIPLLTDHFLDKHSARLGLPRRPLHPEVEAFFSGTPGRATCASWSTPSRRRCSWPPGRRSGSAISRLPCSGQPRRRSGAAGRMRAGRGPLPQTRGFRPVSCAASWRSWSGRRCGRPWRRRGGT; encoded by the coding sequence GTGAGCGATCAGCCCTGGCTGCTGAAGGCTCTGCTGTCGGTGATCGACGAGGGCATCCACGTCGTCGACCGCAACGGGGTGACCGTGCTCTACAACCAGCAGGCCGGGCAGAACGACGGCCTCTCCCCCGAGGAGGTCATCGGCCGGCACCTGCTGGAGGTCTTCCCGTCGCTGACGCCGGCCACTTCCACGTTGCTGAAGGTGCTGGCCACCGGCAAGCCCATCCCGGCCCACGAGCAGACCTTTGCCAACTACAAGGGACAGCGGGTCACCACGATCAACTCCACGCTGCCTATCTTCCACGAGGGCGAGCTGGTGGGGGCCATTGAGGTCTCCAAGGACGTCACCCGGGTGCGGGAGCTCTCCGAGCGGGTCGCCGGCCTGCAGGCGGCGCTGCTGCGGCCCCGGTCCCGCAGGGGCGCGCCGGTGGGCGGCGCCCGGTACACGTTTGATGACCTGGTGGGTGATCACCCCGCCATGCAGCGGCTGAAGGAACAGGCCCTCCGGGCGGCCGCCACGGACTCGCCGGTCCTGGTGTACGGGGAGACGGGCACGGGCAAGGAGCTGCTGGTGCACGCGATCCACGCGGCCAGCCCGCGGCGGCACCGGCCCCTGGTGGCGCAGAACTGCGCCGCCCTGCCGGAGGGGCTGCTGGAGTCGCTGCTCTTCGGCACGGCCCGGGGCTCCTTCACCGGCGCCGAGGATCGGCCCGGGCTCTTCGAGCTGGCCGACGGCGGCACGCTGTACCTGGACGAGATCAACTCCATGCAGCCGGAGCTGCAGGCCAAGCTGCTGCGGGTGCTGCAGGACGGGCGCATCCGCCGGCTGGGCGAGGCCACCGAACGGCAGGTGGACGTGCGGATCATCGCCTCCACCAACGAGGAGCCGGCGGCCGCCCTGGCCAGCGGTCGGCTGCGCAGCGACCTGTACTACCGCATCGCGGTGGTGGCCCTGGAGATGCCGCCCCTGCGCCGGCGCGCCTCGGACATCCCGTTGCTCACCGACCATTTCCTGGACAAGCACAGCGCACGGCTGGGGCTCCCCCGGCGGCCGCTTCACCCGGAGGTGGAGGCGTTCTTCAGCGGCACACCTGGCCGGGCAACGTGCGCGAGCTGGAGCACGCCATCGAGGCGGCGCTGCAGCTGGCCACCGGGCCGGAGATCCGGCTCAGCGATCTCCCGGCTCCCCTGCAGCGGGCAGCCGCGGAGGCGGAGCGGCGCGGCGGGGAGGATGCGGGCGGGGCGGGGGCCGCTGCCGCAGACCCGGGGCTTCCGGCCCGTGAGCTGCGCCGCCAGCTGGCGGTCCTGGAGCGGGAGGCGGTGCGGCAGGCCCTGGAGGAGGCGGGGTGGAACCTGA
- a CDS encoding helix-turn-helix domain-containing protein encodes MRQALEEAGWNLSRAARILGLPRQTLQYRIKVLGLSRPREEG; translated from the coding sequence GTGCGGCAGGCCCTGGAGGAGGCGGGGTGGAACCTGAGCCGGGCCGCACGGATCCTTGGCCTGCCCCGGCAGACCCTGCAGTACCGCATCAAGGTGTTGGGGCTTAGCCGGCCCCGCGAAGAGGGATAG
- a CDS encoding DHA2 family efflux MFS transporter permease subunit, whose translation MDSQVSTAASRSGSGWKVLTAVVFGVFMVILDSTVVNVAFKTLQEEYAANLNLTQWVLSVYTMALGIATPLSGFLGDRFGEKRVFIASIFLFGLSSLLCGLAPSLGLLILFRALQGAAGGVATPLGTSLLYKAFPPEDRGAAMGVFGIALVAAPALGPILGGWLVDLGHWRWIFYINVPIALVGTLLGSLLLPSSTGSRTARFDPLGLLFSSAGLGSLLYAASQASDLGWTAPEVVRFFLIGAVALLIFALVELFVAREPLLDLRLFGNRAFLVAILTGWVSVLALCGAEFLMPLYLQVLRGRTALEAGVLLLPAGERVHVHLLRLAGGTGPGCHAARMAGPDPAAEQGYSRGRCPFLGAQPPSFRHIANFEGPAAGVSAAGPPFLPRRAGGTVFAIVAERGVMQR comes from the coding sequence ATGGACTCGCAGGTTTCCACCGCAGCCTCGCGCTCCGGCTCCGGCTGGAAGGTGCTCACCGCGGTGGTTTTCGGCGTTTTCATGGTGATTCTGGATTCGACGGTGGTCAACGTCGCCTTTAAGACGCTCCAGGAGGAGTACGCGGCGAACCTGAACCTCACCCAGTGGGTTCTCTCCGTCTACACGATGGCCCTGGGCATCGCCACGCCCCTTTCCGGCTTCCTGGGCGATCGCTTCGGGGAGAAGCGGGTCTTCATCGCCAGCATCTTCCTGTTCGGCCTCAGCTCCCTGCTCTGCGGACTGGCGCCGAGCCTGGGGCTGCTGATCCTCTTCCGGGCCCTGCAGGGCGCCGCCGGCGGCGTCGCCACGCCCCTCGGCACCTCCCTGCTCTACAAGGCCTTCCCGCCCGAGGACCGGGGCGCGGCGATGGGCGTCTTCGGCATCGCCCTGGTGGCGGCACCGGCCCTGGGCCCGATCCTGGGCGGCTGGCTGGTGGATCTGGGCCACTGGCGCTGGATCTTCTACATCAACGTTCCCATCGCGCTGGTGGGCACCCTGCTGGGCTCCCTCTTGCTGCCCTCCTCCACGGGCTCCCGCACCGCCCGGTTCGACCCGCTGGGCCTGCTCTTCTCCAGTGCGGGATTGGGCTCGCTCCTCTACGCCGCCAGCCAGGCCTCGGACCTGGGCTGGACGGCCCCCGAGGTGGTCCGGTTCTTCCTGATCGGGGCGGTTGCGCTGCTCATCTTCGCCCTGGTGGAGCTCTTTGTGGCCAGGGAGCCGCTCCTCGACCTGCGGCTCTTCGGCAACCGCGCCTTCCTGGTCGCGATCCTGACCGGCTGGGTCTCGGTCTTGGCGCTCTGCGGCGCCGAGTTCCTGATGCCGCTGTACCTGCAGGTGCTGCGGGGGCGGACGGCTCTGGAGGCCGGCGTGCTGCTCCTGCCGGCTGGAGAACGCGTACACGTTCACCTTCTACGCCTCGCTGGTGGCACTGGCCCTGGGTGCCATGCTGCCCGGATGGCCGGGCCGGATCCCGCAGCCGAGCAAGGGTACAGTCGAGGTCGGTGTCCCTTCCTAGGCGCCCAACCGCCGAGTTTTCGGCATATCGCGAATTTTGAGGGTCCTGCTGCCGGAGTTTCGGCAGCGGGGCCCCCTTTTCTTCCTCGCCGCGCTGGTGGCACGGTTTTTGCAATAGTCGCAGAACGAGGAGTGATGCAGCGATGA
- a CDS encoding Zn-dependent alcohol dehydrogenase and related dehydrogenase, with translation MTMGCPYGTHRVLEPAGSLPQPAWRLNDDPKIYDNEILIDVQRLNIDSASFRQISEEAGGDPDRIAAIIRRIVTERGKMHNPVTGSGGMLIGTVREVGPALNADVRPGDRIATLVSLSLTPLRIEAIHRVLPESDQVEVTGTAVLFETGIYAKLPDDIPDNLALAALDVCGAPAQTARLVKPGDRVLILGGGGKSGLLCSYAARRAGAAEVICFDYSDESLARARRLGAAHRYIQGDARDALGVMRAVGEKVDLTLSLVNVPGAELGAILATKPTGKIYFFSMATSFTAAALGAEGVGSQVEMLIGNGYYPGHADLTLNLLRESPELRALFEEIYA, from the coding sequence ATGACCATGGGCTGCCCCTACGGCACGCACCGGGTGCTGGAGCCCGCCGGGAGCCTGCCCCAGCCGGCCTGGCGGCTGAACGACGACCCAAAGATCTACGACAACGAGATCCTGATCGACGTGCAGCGGCTTAACATCGACTCGGCCTCGTTCCGGCAGATCAGCGAGGAGGCGGGGGGCGACCCCGACCGCATCGCGGCCATCATCCGGCGGATCGTCACCGAGCGGGGCAAGATGCACAACCCCGTCACCGGGTCGGGCGGGATGCTGATCGGCACCGTGCGGGAGGTGGGCCCGGCGCTGAACGCCGACGTGCGGCCCGGCGACCGGATCGCCACGCTGGTGAGCCTCAGCCTCACGCCGCTGCGCATCGAGGCCATCCACCGGGTCCTGCCCGAGTCCGATCAGGTGGAGGTGACCGGCACTGCGGTCCTCTTCGAGACCGGTATCTACGCGAAGCTGCCCGATGACATCCCCGACAACCTGGCCCTCGCGGCCCTGGATGTCTGCGGCGCGCCGGCGCAGACCGCCCGGCTGGTGAAGCCCGGCGACCGGGTGCTGATCCTGGGCGGGGGCGGCAAGAGCGGCCTGCTCTGCTCGTACGCAGCCCGGCGGGCCGGGGCCGCCGAGGTGATCTGCTTCGACTACAGCGACGAGAGCCTCGCCCGGGCGCGGCGGCTGGGGGCCGCGCACCGGTACATCCAGGGCGACGCCCGCGACGCCCTGGGCGTAATGCGGGCGGTGGGGGAGAAGGTGGACCTCACGCTCTCGCTGGTCAACGTTCCCGGCGCCGAGCTGGGCGCGATCCTGGCCACCAAGCCCACGGGCAAGATCTACTTCTTCAGCATGGCCACGTCGTTCACGGCCGCCGCCCTGGGGGCCGAGGGGGTGGGCAGCCAGGTGGAGATGCTCATCGGCAACGGCTACTACCCCGGCCACGCCGACCTCACGCTCAACCTCCTCCGGGAGAGCCCGGAGCTGCGGGCCCTGTTCGAGGAGATCTACGCCTGA
- the ablA gene encoding lysine 2,3-aminomutase: protein MLTKPRDWREIPLWADATEEQWNDWRWQVSHRITNLEQLKQVVNLTEEEEAAIRDSQHLFRLGITPHYATLIDPDDPHCPMRLQAVPKYAELAWADYEMGDPLHEDVDSPVPGITHRYPDRVLFLITHECSLYCRHCTRRRIVGDQEAMSTAMLDQAIAYIRAHPEIRDVLISGGDPLAVPDRRLEYVIKKLRAIPHVEIIRIGTRMPVVLPQRITPELVNMLRQYHPIWLNTHFNHPFEVQHPKAREAMERLADAGIPTGNQSVLLKGVNDCAVVMRRLVHELVKVRCRPYYIYNCDLSEGLSHFRTSVAKGVAIIEALRGHTSGFCVPTFVVDAPGGGGKIPVMPQYLISQSDGRVILRNFEGKISIYHEGTPEDHVADGKCTLCGTDHSEIKIGPAAELWAVRRRAGEVELPEGVTRLGEQKPLITPDQLAALEPAGSGSGDD from the coding sequence ATGCTGACCAAGCCGCGCGACTGGCGGGAGATCCCGCTTTGGGCCGATGCGACCGAGGAGCAGTGGAACGACTGGCGGTGGCAGGTGAGCCACCGGATCACCAACCTGGAGCAGCTGAAGCAGGTGGTGAACCTCACGGAGGAGGAGGAGGCCGCCATCCGCGACTCCCAGCACCTCTTCCGGCTGGGCATCACGCCCCACTATGCCACGCTGATCGATCCCGACGACCCCCATTGCCCCATGCGGCTGCAGGCCGTGCCCAAGTACGCCGAGCTGGCCTGGGCCGACTACGAGATGGGCGACCCGCTGCACGAGGACGTGGATTCGCCGGTGCCGGGGATCACCCACCGCTACCCCGACCGTGTGCTCTTCCTCATCACCCACGAGTGTTCGCTGTACTGCCGGCACTGCACCCGGCGGCGCATCGTCGGGGACCAGGAGGCCATGTCCACCGCGATGCTCGACCAGGCGATTGCCTATATCCGGGCGCACCCGGAGATCCGCGACGTCCTGATCTCGGGCGGCGACCCGCTGGCGGTGCCGGACCGGCGGCTGGAGTACGTCATCAAGAAGCTGCGGGCGATCCCACACGTGGAGATCATCCGCATCGGCACCCGCATGCCGGTGGTGCTGCCGCAGCGCATCACCCCGGAGCTGGTGAACATGCTCCGCCAGTACCACCCCATCTGGCTCAACACCCACTTCAACCATCCGTTCGAGGTTCAGCATCCCAAGGCCCGGGAGGCGATGGAGCGGCTGGCCGACGCCGGCATCCCGACGGGCAACCAGTCGGTGCTGCTGAAGGGCGTCAACGACTGCGCCGTCGTCATGCGCCGCCTGGTGCACGAGCTGGTGAAGGTGCGCTGCCGGCCCTACTATATCTACAACTGCGACCTCTCCGAGGGATTGAGCCACTTCCGCACCTCCGTCGCCAAGGGTGTTGCCATCATCGAGGCCCTGCGGGGCCACACCTCGGGCTTCTGCGTGCCCACCTTCGTCGTCGATGCCCCGGGCGGCGGCGGCAAGATCCCGGTGATGCCCCAGTACCTGATCTCCCAGTCCGACGGTCGGGTGATCCTGCGCAATTTCGAGGGCAAGATCAGCATCTACCACGAGGGCACGCCGGAGGACCACGTCGCCGACGGCAAGTGCACGCTCTGCGGCACCGACCACAGCGAGATCAAAATCGGGCCGGCTGCCGAACTTTGGGCAGTACGCCGGCGGGCCGGTGAGGTTGAACTGCCCGAGGGCGTGACCCGGCTGGGCGAGCAGAAGCCCCTGATCACGCCGGACCAGCTGGCCGCGCTGGAACCGGCGGGCAGCGGGTCGGGCGATGACTGA